The proteins below are encoded in one region of Lactuca sativa cultivar Salinas chromosome 3, Lsat_Salinas_v11, whole genome shotgun sequence:
- the LOC111894272 gene encoding cellulose synthase-like protein G3, whose protein sequence is MAALLLHSSERLSKTWLNRIFAIIYATVVSFLLLRHCRNLIYYPIPIALFLADFVLAFMWFTSQCFHWNPIHRRVFPENLQQFVEEREYPALDVLICTADPTKEPPVGVVNTALSVLAYDYPTDKLSVYISDDGGSEVTLYAFMEGAKFAKHWIPYCKKHSIVDRSPEVYFENDPAWFPETDEIKAMYERMKSRVEKVVQSGGVCLDEVKESEIRDAFSKWTPNFSRRHHPTIIKIILDNTIDKDVAGGVMPNLVYVSREKSNNKPHNFKAGALNVLLRVSGLLTNGQIVLVLDCDMFSNDPETPLRALCYFMDPNADSKLGFVQFPQRFSGINTNDIYASEFKAETQILSLGMDGLLGAQFMGTGGFFKRHVISNDSCFGFIKDTIMQKNISIPICTKDVLVLAHQAASCDYEDDTKWGSEIGFRYGTLTEDTYTSFRLHCEGWKSILCNPKRAAFLGGSPSNLNDALTQTKRWYMGFLEIFFNKYCPITYGIRSMNPLHALCYTHYTLRSFWSIPIIVYAFLPQISLLNSFPMFARVSEGGFSLHAFLFLGAYGKDFYDFVVFGGGSKQRWWNCQRMWLMWGLSSYPFALLEWSLKSFGFSTSGFNVTSKVIEEEQKKLYEQGVFDFGVESILFFPFSVASLINLFSFVKGFMEVFINGRLQEFFVQMFISGVVVVNSWPIYEGMVLRRDRGRMPLKLTLASLSTAFAIFLASSLIF, encoded by the exons ATGGCCGCCCTTCTCCTCCATTCCTCTGAACGACTTTCTAAAACATGGCTTAACCGTATTTTTGCAATCATCTATGCCACCGTCGTTTCTTTTCTCCTCCTCCGCCACTGCCGTAATTTAATCTACTATCCAATCCCCATCGCTCTGTTTCTAGCCGACTTTGTGTTAGCTTTTATGTGGTTCACCTCCCAATGCTTTCACTGGAATCCAATCCATCGCCGTGTTTTCCCAGAAAACCTGCAACAGTTCGTGGAGGAGAGAGAGTATCCGGCGTTAGATGTGTTGATTTGCACGGCTGATCCCACCAAAGAGCCACCAGTTGGAGTGGTGAACACGGCCTTATCTGTATTGGCATATGACTACCCGACGGATAAGCTTTCCGTTTACATATCAGATGATGGGGGGTCTGAAGTGACACTGTATGCGTTCATGGAGGGTGCTAAGTTTGCTAAGCATTGGATTCCATACTGCAAGAAGCATAGTATTGTTGATCGGTCGCCTGAAGTGTATTTTGAAAATGATCCTGCTTGGTTCCCTGAGACAGATGAAATCAAG GCGATGTATGAAAGAATGAAATCAAGGGTGGAGAAGGTGGTGCAAAGTGGTGGCGTATGTTTAGATGAGGTGAAGGAATCAGAAATTCGTGATGCTTTCAGTAAATGGACGCCTAATTTCTCGCGTCGACATCATCCCACAATTATTAAG ATTATATTAGACAACACTATAGACAAAGATGTCGCAGGTGGCGTAATGCCAAATCTTGTCTACGTTTCTAGAGAAAAAAGCAACAACAAGCCCCATAATTTTAAGGCTGGAGCACTCAACGTCCTG CTTCGAGTGTCAGGCTTGCTGACCAATGGACAGATTGTCCTTGTTCTAGATTGCGACATGTTCTCAAATGACCCTGAAACGCCACTTCGCGCATTATGTTATTTTATGGATCCAAATGCTGATTCAAAGCTTGGATTTGTTCAATTTCCGCAAAGATTCAGTGGCATTAATACGAATGACATATATGCTTCGGAGTTCAAGGCCGAGACACAAATTTTAAGTCTTGGAATGGATGGCTTGTTAGGCGCTCAGTTTATGGGTACAGGAGGCTTTTTCAAACGACATGTTATTAGCAACGACTCATGCTTTGGATTCATTAAAGATACAATCATGCAAAAAAATATCTCAATTCCAATATGCACTAAGGATGTTTTGGTTTTAGCACACCAAGCAGCAAGCTGCGACTATGAGGATGATACAAAATGGGGATCCGAG ATTGGATTTCGATATGGCACCTTAACCGAGGACACCTACACGAGCTTTCGACTTCATTGTGAAGGATGGAAGTCGATTCTTTGCAATCCAAAAAGAGCTGCGTTTCTTGGAGGCTCGCCCTCAAACTTGAATGATGCCCTAACCCAAACCAAACGATGGTACATGGGATTCCTCGAAATATTTTTTAACAAATATTGCCCAATAACGTATGGTATTCGATCAATGAATCCTCTGCATGCTTTATGTTACACACACTACACACTTCGTTCTTTTTGGTCGATTCCAATCATTGTCTACGCGTTCTTGCCTCAAATTTCGCTCCTCAACTCCTTCCCAATGTTTGCAAGG GTTTCGGAAGGTGGGTTTTCCTTGCATGCGTTTCTATTTCTTGGAGCTTATGGAAAAGATTTTTATGATTTTGTGGTCTTTGGAGGAGGATCGAAGCAAAGGTGGTGGAACTGCCAAAGAATGTGGTTGATGTGGGGGCTATCGAGTTATCCATTTGCATTGCTCGAGTGGTCACTAAAATCCTTCGGTTTTTCAACATCTGGGTTCAATGTTACCAGCAAAGTGATTGAGGAAGAACAAAAGAAACTATATGAACAAGGGGTGTTTGATTTTGGAGTTGAATCAATCTTGTTTTTTCCATTTAGTGTCGCATCATTGATCAACTTGTTTTCGTTTGTAAAAGGCTTTATGGAGGTTTTCATTAATGGGAGGTTGCAAGAGTTTTTTGTGCAGATGTTCATATCTGGAGTTGTGGTGGTGAATAGCTGGCCGATATATGAAGGCATGGTTTTAAGGAGAGATCGAGGAAGGATGCCATTGAAGTTAACTTTAGCATCATTGTCAACGGCATTTGCGATTTTCTTGGCATCCTCTTTGATTTTTTAA